In Mangifera indica cultivar Alphonso chromosome 1, CATAS_Mindica_2.1, whole genome shotgun sequence, a single genomic region encodes these proteins:
- the LOC123229588 gene encoding uncharacterized protein LOC123229588 translates to MVSCTGTEVSYSDHCASIVSELTPKDPEFSTLPFPTFQHGYYEGGHKILDPNPCWYSSSERKKMLFLTENVYGTDDPGVFKIDGSLILHSGNLNARDQDMTYARSVFRRMRSGEGSLSFNLNGFWSKSSGKLCMVGKSSSFSSEGNILHHSAVLKLNGVRTPSDITSLVSGTLQSLSSADDLSYFEPISLLMFPEVNYKYTKASKESIENEFSGEVNVAADNSSLGLQVSKTVCSIFESTYTEFELDYQSDCNSTKTCNPFGDAVGYLPRVMSLTKLQCSADERSLRFLVEFPNCSCSGYYYYNPFNPNTTFIGEGTWDWKKKRLRIVACRILSNSGALDGSHVEDCSIRLTLRFPAIWSIRNRTAMLGQIWSQKTANGGGYFDRIVFRSTENDRLRLPGLKYMYTATEKAKNMSCLKKSPIKNGGEKYPDGYSYEMSFDMSVRSPRQEIGWGSSLQVSVGDQIIQSSEYYSTTFSSSRPRPPSAGVEGNTNFSTPPNVSYKISLSPHCYVQLDSVKNLFNTSLSEKYGRVEIFVEGIYDPENGCLRMVGCRYLSLSSQKLKNDSMDCEVLVNLQFPPLNAKKNGLSIRGTITSARKDSDPLYFEPLRVTSTASWSILESKSIWRMDLEILMALVSNTLTCAFLVFQLFYVKKNPIVLPFISLLMLTVLTLGHMIVLVLNIEASFLQSSDRQSVFLRSGGWLAVHEVIVRIVTMMAFLLQFRLLQLSWSKRMSENNHKALWAAEKKTLFVSLPFNQHSLWMDFRSYAGFILDGFLFPQILLNMFYNSREIALSRLFYIGFTLVRFVPHAYDLYKAHNNVQNFDVSYIHADPAADFYFTAWNVTIMLVGILFAAIIYLQQRFGGRCFLPRRFRELEVVYEKIPEASEE, encoded by the exons ATGGTCTCTTGCACTGGAACTGAAGTCTCTTATTCTGATCACTGTGCTTCTATTGTCTCTGAGTTAACCCCAAAAGATCCTGAATTCTCCACCTTGCCATTTCCAACCTTCCAACATGGTTACTACGAGGGTGGGCATAAAATCTTAGATCCGAACCCATGTTGGTACTCATCAAGTGAGCGGAAAAAGATGTTGTTTCTGACTGAAAACGTCTATGGTACTGATGATCCAGGTGTCTTCAAGATTGATGGGAGTTTGATTTTACATAGCGGGAACCTGAATGCTAGGGATCAGGATATGACATATGCTCGATCAGTCTTCAGAAGAATGAGGTCTGGAGAGGGGTCTTTGAGTTTCAATTTAAACGGATTCTGGTCAAAATCTTCTGGGAAGCTGTGCATGGTGGGAAAGAGTTCCAGTTTCTCCTCAGAAGGCAATATTCTTCATCATTCTGCTGTCCTGAAGCTTAATGGTGTTAGGACTCCAAGTGATATTACCAGTCTAGTTAGTGGAACTCTGCAGAGCTTGAGTTCTGCTGATGATTTGAGTTACTTTGAGCCGATTTCCCTGTTGATGTTTCCTGAAGTGAATTACAAGTATACCAAGGCTTCAAAAGAATCAATCGAAAATGAGTTTTCTGGTGAGGTTAATGTTGCAGCAGATAACTCATCACTTGGTTTACAGGTAAGTAAAACTGTTTGCTCAATCTTTGAGAGTACATACACCGAGTTTGAGTTAGATTATCAAAGTGATTGCAATTCTACAAAGACTTGCAATCCTTTTGGCGATGCTGTTGGATATTTGCCACGAGTGATGTCTTTAACCAAGCTACAGTGTTCAGCGGATGAACGAAGTTTAAGGTTTTTGGTGGAATTTCCTAATTGTAGCTGTTCCGGGTATTACTATTACAACCCTTTCAATCCGAACACAACGTTCATTGGGGAAGGAACATGGGATTGGAAGAAGAAACGCCTACGTATTGTTGCTTGCAGAATCTTGAGCAACAGTGGTGCTTTGGATGGCTCTCACGTAGAGGATTGTTCCATAAGGCTGACCTTGAGATTTCCTGCAATCTGGTCAATCAGAAACAGAACGGCCATGTTAGGCCAAATTTGGAGTCAGAAAACTGCAAATGGTGGCGGTTACTTTGACAGAATTGTTTTCCGAAGTACTGAAAATGATAGGCTACGGCTTCCAGGGCTGAAGTATATGTACACAGCAACTGAGAAAGCGAAAAATATGTCATGCTTGAAGAAGTCACCCATTAAAAATGGGGGGGAAAAATACCCGGATGGGTACTCTTATGAAATGAGCTTTGATATGTCAGTCAGAAGCCCTAGACAGGAAATTGGTTGGGGTTCTTCACTTCAGGTCTCTGTTGGTGATCAAATTATTCAGTCATCAGAATATTACTCCACAACATTCTCCAGCTCAAGGCCAAGGCCCCCAAGTGCTGGCGTTGAAGGGAATACCAACTTTAGTACACCACCCAACGTCAGCTACAAAATAAGCCTCTCACCACATTGTTATGTGCAATTGGATAGTGTCAAAAATCTATTCAATACGTCCTTGAGTGAGAAATACGGGCGAGTTGAAATATTTGTTGAAGGGATTTATGATCCTGAGAATGGGTGCCTTCGCATGGTTGGCTGCAGATATCTTTCCTTGAGCAGTCAGAAACTGAAAAACGATTCAATGGACTGCGAGGTTCTTGTCAATCTGCAGTTTCCTCCACTAAATGCAAAGAAAAATGGGCTCTCTATCAGGGGAACCATCACAAGTGCTCGCAAAGATTCTGATCCTCTTTACTTTGAGCCTCTCCGTGTCACTTCAACTGCTTCTTGGTCCATCTTGGAAAGTAAATCAATCTGGAGGATGGATTTGGAGATCCTCATGGCTCTAGTCTCCAACACACTTACCTGTGCTTTTCTAGTGTTCCAACTTTTCTATGTGAAAAAGAACCCCATAGTTCTGCCTTTCATTTCACTTCTCATGCTCACAGTTTTGACATTGGGTCACATGATAGTTCTTGTGCTGAACATCGAAGCCTCTTTCTTGCAAAGCAGCGATCGCCAAAGTGTCTTCCTTCGAAGCGGCGGATGGCTAGCAGTGCACGAAGTTATTGTTAGAATAGTCACAATGATGGCTTTTCTGTTACAATTTCGTCTTCTCCAGCTTTCATGGTCCAAAAGAATGAGTGAAAACAACCATAAGGCCTTGTGGGCTGCAGAGAAGAAGACATTATTTGTGTCTTTGCCATT CAACCAGCATTCTCTTTGGATGGACTTCAGATCTTATGCTGGTTTCATCCTGGATGGTTTCCTCTTCCCACAAATTCTCCTCAACATGTTCTACAACTCAAGAGAAATTGCACTTTCTCGTTTGTTTTACATTGGATTCACCTTGGTTCGCTTTGTGCCTCACGCATATGACCTTTACAAGGCTCACAACAATGTTCAGAATTTTGATGTTTCGTACATACATGCGGACCCTGCCGCAGATTTTTACTTCACTGCTTGGAATGTCACCATCATGCTTGTTGGCATCCTTTTTGCAGCAATCATATACCTCCAGCAGCGATTTGGCGGGCGATGTTTCCTTCCTCGCAGGTTCAGGGAGCTGGAAGTTGTCTATGAGAAGATACCAGAAGCTAGTGAAGAATAG